One Helicobacter pylori NCTC 11637 = CCUG 17874 = ATCC 43504 = JCM 12093 genomic window, TTTGCCAAACGCGCTAGGATAGATTAAAACATCAGCCCCTTGTAACGCTAAAAGATTCGCGCCCACGCCAAAGCCGATTTCATAGCAAATTTGCAAACCCACTTTCGCGCTAAAATCCCCAAAATCCAGCGTAAAAACCTCGTATTTTTTGCCCCTTTTGAAGTGCGATTTTTCATCGCCCCACAAATAAATCTTGCGGTGTTTTCCAACGATTTTTCCTTTTGGTGAAATGATATAAGCGCTGTCGTAGAGTTTTTTATCCGTTTTTTCAATGCTGCACGCTACTAGATGCACTTTATTAGACTTTGCAAAATCGCTTAACGCTCTCAACGACTCGTTTTTTAGCTCGCCATGCTCTATCGCTTTAAGATTTATCCCAAACTCTGCGTCTTTATCATTCACACAATAACCGCTATCAAACAATTCCGGTAAAACAATGAGATTTGCACCTTTGTTGTGGGCTTCTTTAGCCAGATTGAGCGCTAATTGCAGGTTTTCATTTAAAGCGTAGGGTTTGGATTGCATTTGAATCACAGCGGTTTTTAGGATTCTTTTAGTGGGATTTTTTGCTTTCAAGATCCACTCCCATTTTTGTTTTTATTGTATAGGATTAGAAATTAAAAGAGGGTTAAAGGGGTTAAAATCCATAGGAGTTTGTGTCAAAACTTACCATTATTATTCAAAAATCGTAATAACGCACTAGAGAGCGAGCTCACAAACACGCCAATAAGAAAGATTAGCCCGTTAAAAAGATGCGAGAATAAAAGCGCTCCTAAAATGCTTAATAAAACCCCATACCCCCCTAAACGCCACAC contains:
- a CDS encoding carbon-nitrogen hydrolase family protein, whose protein sequence is MKAKNPTKRILKTAVIQMQSKPYALNENLQLALNLAKEAHNKGANLIVLPELFDSGYCVNDKDAEFGINLKAIEHGELKNESLRALSDFAKSNKVHLVACSIEKTDKKLYDSAYIISPKGKIVGKHRKIYLWGDEKSHFKRGKKYEVFTLDFGDFSAKVGLQICYEIGFGVGANLLALQGADVLIYPSAFGKARVYNWDLLSKARALENGCFVCACNHSGEETNAKLKQTLEFAGDSRIIAPNGKIIAQATKLNEVVIAEMDLNEVALQRQKIPYLQDFDTKLTKKGFGKLT